Genomic window (Cyanobacteria bacterium GSL.Bin1):
TGTGGTTTCTAAATGATTATCACTGCGCCGAATCCGAGCGACGAAAAATCCTCCAGTATTATTAAAATGAGGAAAGTAGCGTTGGGCTTGTACTAAATCTTTACGAAACGTTTGTCCTTGCCATTGTTGTAATCCGGGCATTCCTTTTAATTGCCGAATCGTAGCGGATTCAAGAACACCGCGATCGCGCAATACGGCATCAATCACTGCTTCGTTTTCTTCCGGGGCAAAGGTACAGGTACTATAAACAACAATCCCGCCCCGTTTCACCAATTGTAGGGCACGATGCAATAATTGCCGTTGCGTGGCAGCAATTTTTTGACTGTACTGGAAATTGTAGGGGTTACGAGTAACCTTTCCTTTTCGCAGTGTTCCCTCTCCAGAACAAGGCACATCGACTAGTACCCGATCAAAGGAATGATTTTGTAACGGAATCGTCTTCCCATCATAATTGGTCATCACGACATTCGAGACTCCCATTCGATCTAACATCGCCCGTAATTGAGAGAGACGAGAGATTTGGGCTTCATTGGCGACCACCGTTCCGGTTCCCTGTAATCGTGTTGCAATTTGCACGGTTTTTCCGCCAGGGGCTGCACATAAATCTAAAATGCGTTCTCCCGGTTGTGGATCAAGCATTGTCACCGCACTTAAGGCAATTTCTTCTTGCAAGTTATACCAACCTGTGGCAAAGGGAAGCGTTAAGCCTGGTTTTTGCCAATTATGCACACGGAAAGCGTTGGGATACCAGGACAAGGGTTCAAAGGAAAGATTCTGAGATTCTAGAAATTGTTTTACTGCTTCTGGTGAGGTTTTGAGGGGATTCACCCGAATGCAAGTCGGTAGAGGTTGCGCGATCGCGCTTTGAAAGGCTTCTGGATCATTAATTAAAGATTGATATCGTTCCAATAAAGATTCTTTAATCACAATTACAATTTAAACTAACTTGAGAACGTCTTGATCCTCGACTAGCACGCGCTGAGTGTTCCTACTACACTAATACACTGAGGCGGAAATAAAGCTACTATTAAAAGCAGAAGTTGAATCAGAAATCAATATAGAACCGAACTTTTTAGCTATAATCAAAAAGCGATGTATTACAGGTGAACTTGGACGTGATGAACGACCATATGGAACCTATCCTTATTGACTCCACAGATGAGCAGGCAGTAAAAGATTTGGTGGTATCTCTCATTCGGACTGAGTCTACAGAGTACACCGTCCTGAATGAGCGCCGAGAGGACATTACTCACGAGATTAAAAAGCTCGTATCACTTAAGACTAGAATGATCGAAGGCCAGTAGCCTGAGAACTGTCTATTCTCTTGCTTCACCCCCAAGCTGTCTCCTTTAACACAACAGAAATCGTCTGCTGTGTAGCAACTCTCTGCGATTGACGATTTTGGTTTCCCTAGAAATGCAAGCAGCGCGAGTAAGGTCTGCAGGAGGTCGGGTTTCGTTGCCTCAAGCCGACGGTCATAGAATTTTTATAATCCGAGCCAAAAGTTAGTGTTTTTAGTGATTGTTTGCTTAACTTTTCTCATTCGCCCAATTCCTTTTACAGCCGAATGGGTGTAAGCGATTGCTATTAATAAAACTAAACAAGTCAGGCGTTCAATACTTGCCTGTGAACCAGGGTAAGCGCAAGAAAAAAGAAGCGGTAATATGCTAAAGGAAAGCGCGATCGCGCTTTCTCTAAATCTCGATACTTCAGGAAATATTTGCCTTTCGTTAAGTTGTCACCGAGATCAGCATAAATTGGAGCTTCAACGGAGCGAATTTCCGGTGGACGAGGGTAGTCTCAGACGCTTTCCTGGTTTAGTCCTGGCAGCTTGCGAAGGAGAGCAGCAGGTACACGCCTTTCCCCTAGTTTACTTTTTTGCTTGCTCTCGAAAGTCAAGTTTTTATTACAAAAATTTACATTAAGTTATAATAATTTACATCATGTGAATTAGTTATTTGCTTGAAAAACTAACCATAAAAGTCCAATGGACCAAAACTTGATTTGGCGAACTGCAGTCTGGTTTGGCACTAAAATCTGACTGACTTTCTCGGGAATTTCGGACTCTGGACCTAGCTATAGCAGTCCCACTGGCAAAATTTTAGCTCTGAAGTCCTATCCACCGAAAATTTACACCTAAAAAAATTTAGAGATTTTTATGGAACTCCATCAAATTGAAACTGATCTCGATAGCCCTAATCCTCAAAATCGCCTGAAAGCCATTACTGAATTAAGGCAATATGAACCGGTTTTGGCTGTCCCTTTACTCAAGCAAAGCATGAATGACCAAGAATTTATGATTCGTTCGTTGGTGGTAATCGGTTTAGGAGCTCAGCAAACTGATAAAGCCTTTGAGTTGTCTGATTACCAAGTGGTAGCTGCTGCTTTGGAGGGACTTGTTTAGATGTCACGACAAAAAATTAAGACAAGTCAAGACAATTTTCTAGGAATCACCATTGCCTTAACAATTATTGGACTGTGGATGAGCTCTCTGTTAGTTTTCTTCACCTGGGAGATTTCTCAGAATCACCTTCCGCAAATTTTAATCGCCATCTGGTGGCAGACTTTTCTTTACACCGGTCTATTCATTACTGCCCATGAAGGGATGCATG
Coding sequences:
- a CDS encoding NOL1/NOP2/sun family putative RNA methylase codes for the protein MIKESLLERYQSLINDPEAFQSAIAQPLPTCIRVNPLKTSPEAVKQFLESQNLSFEPLSWYPNAFRVHNWQKPGLTLPFATGWYNLQEEIALSAVTMLDPQPGERILDLCAAPGGKTVQIATRLQGTGTVVANEAQISRLSQLRAMLDRMGVSNVVMTNYDGKTIPLQNHSFDRVLVDVPCSGEGTLRKGKVTRNPYNFQYSQKIAATQRQLLHRALQLVKRGGIVVYSTCTFAPEENEAVIDAVLRDRGVLESATIRQLKGMPGLQQWQGQTFRKDLVQAQRYFPHFNNTGGFFVARIRRSDNHLETTGITNQFPIEFQPQLVQNPRYLPWFCERFGIDPEIFSPFQLWMKGKDKIWLADSTCQPTSEVHVQTLGIPLMRISNKPTTSALQRFGSQIKRNVILLHHFSAVQRFFLGESQLVNTSVEPGFVHVRYDNYELGCGIYKNGVLHSQIPKGLRLKILDRRNDQQEMK